The Vannielia litorea genomic interval GGAAAAGCTGAGGTTGACGGCCGTAAGGTATCGTTCGTGCTTGGCTACCAAGCTGAAGATATGCTGCCATTCCTTTCTTTCACGGTCTTTGCACCGGTTGAAAAAACAAGCTGGTGCACATTCAATTTTTCGGAGGTTCAACAATGAACCAGGAACTGACGAACAACCCGTTCAACCCGCTCACCCCGCCGAAGGTGTTTGACGAGATCAAGGTCTCGCTGGCCTCGCCCGAGCGGATTCTCTCTTGGTCTTTCGGTGAGATCAAGAAACCCGAAACGATCAACTACCGGACCTTCAAGCCCGAGCGCGACGGCCTGTTCTGCGCCCGTATCTTCGGGCCGATCAAGGACTACGAGTGCCTCTGCGGCAAATACAAGCGGATGAAGTATCGCGGCGTTGTCTGCGAGAAATGCGGTGTGGAAGTCACGCTGCAAAAGGTCCGCCGTGAGCGCATGGGCCACATCGAGCTGGCCGCCCCGGTCGCGCACATCTGGTTCCTGAAGTCGCTCCCCTCCCGGATCGGCCTCATGCTGGACATGACCCTGCGTGATCTCGAGCGGATTCTCTACTTCGAGAACTACGTGGTCATCGAGCCGGGCCTCACCGATCTCACCTACGGTCAGCTGATGACCGAAGAGGAGTATATGGATGCCCAGGACGCCTACGGGATGGATGCCTTCTCGGCAAACATCGGCGCCGAGGCGATCCGCGAGATGCTCAGCCAGATCGACCTCGAAGGCGAGGCCGAGCAGCTGCGCGCCGACCTCAAGGAGGCCACCGGCGAGCTGAAGCCCAAGAAGATCATCAAGCGTCTGAAGATCGTTGAGAGCTTCCTCGAGTCCGGTAACCGCCCCGAGTGGATGGTGCTCACCGTGATCCCCGTGATCCCGCCCGAGCTGCGCCCGCTGGTGCCGCTGGACGGTGGCCGCTTTGCGACCTCCGACCTGAACGACCTGTATCGCCGGGTCATCAACCGGAACAACCGTCTGAAGCGCCTGATCGAGCTCCGCGCGCCCGACATCATCATCCGCAACGAAAAGCGGATGCTGCAGGAGTCGGTCGACGCCCTGTTCGACAACGGTCGCCGTGGCCGCACCATCACCGGTGCCAACAAGCGTCCGCTGAAGTCGCTCTCCGACATGCTCAAGGGTAAGCAGGGCCGCTTCCGCCAGAACCTTCTGGGTAAGCGGGTCGACTTCTCGGGTCGTTCGGTCATCGTGACCGGCCCCGAGCTGAAGCTGCACCAGTGCGGCCTGCCCAAGAAGATGGCGCTCGAGCTGTTCAAGCCCTTCATCTACTCGCGTCTGGAGGCCAAGGGCCTGTCCAGCACCGTGAAGCAGGCTAAGAAGCTGGTCGAGAAAGAGCGCCCCGAGGTGTGGGACATCCTCGACGAGGTGATCCGCGAGCACCCGGTTCTGCTGAACCGCGCGCCCACGCTGCACCGCCTCGGCATTCAGGCCTTCGAGCCGATGCTGATCGAAGGCAAGGCGATCCAGCTGCACCCGCTCGTGTGTTCGGCGTTCAACGCTGACTTCGACGGTGACCAGATGGCCGTTCACGTGCCGCTCTCGCTGGAAGCCCAGCTGGAAGCCCGCGTGCTGATGATGTCGACCAACAACGTGCTGTCGCCCGCCAACGGCGCGCCGATCATCGTTCCCTCGCAGGACATGATCCTTGGCCTCTATTACATCTCGATGGAGCGCGAAGGCATGAAGGGTGAGGGCATGGTCTTCGGCTCGGTCGAAGAGGTGGAGCACGCGCTGAACGCCGGCGAAGTGCACCTGCACTCCAAGATCAAGGCCCGCGTGAAGCAGATCGACGACGAAGGTCAGGAAGTCTACCAGCGGTTCGACACCACGCCGGGCCGTGTGCGCCTCGGTGCGCTGCTGCCGCTCAACGCCAAGGCGCCCTTCGAACTGGTCAACCGCCTGCTGCGGAAAAAAGAAGTGCAGCAGGTCATCGATACCGTCTACCGCTATTGCGGCCAGAAGGAGTCGGTCATCTTCTGTGACCAGATCATGAGCATGGGCTTCAAAGAGGCCTTCCGCGCCGGTATCTCGTTCGGCAAGGACGACATGGTGATCCCCGACAACAAGTGGACCATCGTGGACGACACCCGCGAGCAGGTGAAGGACTTCGAACAGCAGTACATGGACGGCCTGATCACTCAGGGCGAAAAGTACAACAAGGTGGTCGATGCGTGGTCGAAGTGCAACGACCGCGTCACCGACGCCATGATGGAAACCATCTCGGCTGCGAAGAAAGACGAGAACGGCGCCGAAGCGGAGCCGAACTCGGTGTACATGATGGCCCACTCCGGTGCCCGGGGCTCGGTCACGCAGATGAAGCAGCTCGGCGGGATGCGCGGCCTGATGGCCAAGCCCTCGGGCGAGATCATCGAGACGCCGATCATCTCGAACTTCAAAGAAGGCCTGACCGTGTTGGAGTACTTCAACTCCACCCACGGTGCACGTAAGGGTCTGTCGGACACCGCTCTGAAGACGGCGAACTCGGGTTACCTGACCCGCCGTCTGGTTGACGTGGCACAGGACTGCATCATCCGTCAGCACGACTGCGGCACCGAGCGGGCGATCACCGCTGCCGCCGCCGTCAACGACGGCGAGGTGGTGAGCTCGCTGGCCGAGCGTATCCTGGGCCGTGTTGCGGCCGAGGATATCGTGAACCCGTCGACCGAAGAGGTGATCGTTGCCCGCAACGAGCTGATCGACGAGCGCAAGGCCGATATGGTCGAGCAGGCCAATGTCGCCACCGTGCGCATGCGGTCGCCGCTGACCTGTGAGGCCGAAGAGGGCGTTTGCGCCATGTGCTACGGGCGCGACCTTGCCCGCGGCACCATGGTCAACACCGGTGAGGCTGTCGGCATCATCGCCGCCCAGTCGATCGGTGAGCCAGGCACCCAGCTGACCATGCGGACCTTCCACATCGGCGGCGTGGCACAGGGTGGCCAGCAGTCGTTCCAGGAAGCTTCGCAGGAAGGCACAATCGAGCTGCGCAACGCCAACCTCCTCGAGAACGAGGCGGGCGAGCAGATCGTGATGGGCCGGAACATGCAGGTTGCCATCATCGACGAGAACGGCACCGAGCGCGCCAGCCACAAGGTGACCTACGGCACCAAGGTCTTCGTGACCGAGGGGCAGAAGGTGGCCCGCGGCGACAAACTCTTCGAGTGGGACCCGTACACCCTGCCGATCATCGCGGAGAAGGCTGGTACCGCCAAGTTTGTCGACCTCACGACCGGCATTGCCGTGCGTGACGAGACCGACGATGCCACCGGCATGACCCAGAAGATCGTGATCGACTGGCGCACCGCGCCTAAGGGCAACGAGCTGAAGCCCGAGATCTTGATCGTCGGCGAGGATGGCGAGCCGGTCCGCAACGATGCGGGCAACCCGGTGACCTACCCGATGTCGGTCGATGCCATTCTGTCGGTCGAAGACCAGCAGGAGGTGAAGGCCGGTGACGTGGTGGCGCGTATCCCGCGGGAAGGCGCGAAGACGAAGGACATCACCGGTGGTCTGCCGCGTGTGGCCGAACTCTTCGAAGCTCGCCGTCCCAAGGACCACGCGATCATCGCCGAAGCCGACGGCTACGTGAAGTTCGGGCGCGACTACAAGAACAAGCGCCGGATCTCCATCGTACCGGGTGACGAGAGCCAGGAGCCGATCGAGTACATGGTGCCCAAGGGCAAGCACATCCCGGTGCAGGAAGGCGACTTCGTGCAGAAGGGTGACTACATCATGGACGGCAACCCGGCGCCGCATGACATCCTGTCCATCATGGGTGTCGAGGCTCTGGCCGAGTACATGATCGACGAGGTGCAGGACGTTTATCGCCTTCAGGGTGTGAAGATTAACGACAAGCACATCGAGGTCATCGTCCGGCAGATGCTCCAGAAGTGGGAGATCCTCGACTCGGGCGACACGACGCTGCTGAAAGGCGAGCACGTGGACAAGGCCGAGTTCGACGCGGCCAACGAGAAGGCGCTGAAGAAGGGCGGCCGCGAGGCCCAGGGCGAGCCGATCCTGCTTGGGATCACCAAGGCCTCGCTCCAGACCCGCAGCTTCGTCTCCGCGGCTTCGTTCCAGGAGACGACCCGCGTGCTCACCGAGGCTTCGGTGCAGGGCAAGCGCGACAAGCTCGTGGGCCTGAAGGAAAACATCATCGTGGGCCGCCTCATTCCGGCGGGCACCGGTGGTGCGACCCAGAAGGTGCGCCGCATTGCCACCGAGCGCGACCAGAAGGTGATCGACGCGCGTCAGGCCGAGGCAGAAGCCGCGGCGGCGCTGGCGGCCCCGATGGACGACGACATCGTGGGTGGCGACGAGTTCGATACGCTCGTGGATACGCCGGAAAGCCGGTAAGGACCGGTTATCGCACTACAAATCAAGAGGGGCCCCGCAGCGATGCGGGGCCCTTTCTCGTTCAGCGGTCAAAACCCGAAGAGGCCGAAGAGCGCGGCGTAACCGGTAAATATCCCCGCGTTCGCCGCAGTCGCCACACCCATCAGCATCACCCCGGCCCGCCGCCTGCGCCCGTGGTGGACGAGCCCTGTTAGGACGGACAGCAATGCCGCCGCCGCGAGCGAGCAGGCCAGCGCAGAGCGAACGCTCGCCTCATGCCGGGCGATGTCAGGGTCGGGCGGGGCGAGGTTGTAGAACATCAGCGTCGTGCCCAAGGCCACTGCGAGCGCCACATACCAATGCGTCGGCATTCGGGTGAGCTGCCACAAAGCGAGCCGCTTTCGGTCTGGGTCGTAAAAGAAACGGTACGTATAATACATTTTGCAAGTCCTCAGATCATGGACTCACACCATCTTCCCACGGGCAGATGTTGCCGCGCCAACCCGCCCCTGGGAAGTGGAAATAGGGTCGGGGCTGTGGAAACCCGGCGATCTGGGCTAAGGTAATGATCTGGCAGAGGAGCGCGACAGGAGGCGGGAGCATGGCCGGTGGGTGGGCAAAGGACGGAGCGGTGAGCGAGCAGATCGAGGCTTCGATCAGCGACGAGCTGCAACGGATGAAAGCCAAGCGCGCGCCGCAGGGCGAGAGCCTGACCCATTGCGCCGAATGCGAAGAGGAGATCCCCGAGAAGCGCCGCCTGGCTATTCCGGGCATCAAACTCTGCATCGATTGTCAGCAGGAGCGGGACGGGCGGTTCGAGGCCCGGGCCGGTATCAACCGCCGCGGCTCCAAGGACAGCCAACTCAAGTAGAGCGCCCCTCGCGCAAACGCTTGCGCTTGTCACATAATCCGCCTACCGCTGCGGCATGGCCGACCTAGCAGAAAACCTCCGTGGCGCGGTGCTGATGACCGCCTCGATGGCGGCTTTCACCATCAACGACACCTTCATCAAATCCCTCGCCGAAGACCTGCCATTGATGCAGACGGTTTTCTTGCGCGGCTTGGCGGCCACGCCGCTTCTGGCCCTGATGGCATGGTGGCGCGGGGCTTTGCGGTTCCGGATGGCACGTCGTGACGCGGGGCTCCTCGCGCTCCGCAGTCTGACAGAAATCCTCGCCGCGCTCTTCTTCCTGACCGCGCTTTACAACATGCCGCTCGCCAACGCGACGGCGATCCTCCAGGCCGCGCCGCTGATGGTCACACTGGCCGGGGCGCTGTTCTTTGGCGAGGCAATCGGTATCTGGCGGATGTCTGCGATTCTGGTGGGCTTCGCCGGGGTGCTGTTGATCGTCCAGCCCGGAGGCGATGGCTTCACCAGCTATTCAATCTGGGCGCTGGCGGCGGTGGTTGCCGTAGTGGCGCGCGATGTGCTGACCCGCAAAATGAGCGGCGCGCTCCCCTCGCTGACCGTGGCGACCGTCACCGCCTTCTCGGTCGGGGCGGCGGCCGGGCTCGTAGCCCTCTTCGAGCCGTGGGTGCCGGTCAGCGGCCCCTCAGCGCTGGCGCTCAGCGGGTCGGTGATTTCGATCCTCTTCGCCTACCTCTTCTCGGTGACGGCGGTGCGGGTGGGCGACATGGGGTTCGTCGCCCCCTTCCGCTACACCGGCCTCGTCTGGGCGCTGGTCCTCGGGTTCCTCGCCTTTGGCGACTTCCCCGGCCCGCTGACCCTGCTGGGCAGCGCGGTGGTGATTGGCGCGGGGCTCTTTACCTACCTGCGCGAGCGGAGGCTTTCGATTCGGCGTCGTGAAATTTCGCAAGCGCCTCCTCGGTGATCCCGAAGTTCTTCGACAGCGCCCGCGCCACCTCGCCTTCGATCGGCACCATCTCCTCGAAGTCCTTCTTTTTGAAAGGCGTGCCGTTGGTCGAGTTGATGCCGCGCACAAACATGTCTTCGCCGGTATAGGTGAGGGTGGTCATCTGCCGCCAGATCGTATCGTGCCGGAAGTGCACGACTGTCTTGTCGATGTGCGGGCGGATGTAAACGCCAAGTGCCGGGGTCCAGTATTGCCGCTGCTGGGCGCAGGCACGGATGCCCTCCTCGTCGATGCAGACGGTATAACCCTGATTGAAATCCACCGCGAACTTATGCTCGCGTTTCATCACCTCATGACCGTCATCGAAGGCCTCGCGGAAGCGCTCGACAAAGCGGTAGCTCACCCCGTCATCGTCATCGAGCCGGAACTGGCCGCAAACGCCACCCTGCGGGTCGATATGCTCCTGCATCGCCTTCAGGCAGGCCTCCCGGTGATTCATCGGCTCGTACTGGACCAGCCGGGCTTGCGGCAGGGTGGCCAGCATGTCCTTCAGGCGCTCGTCGAACACCTTGGGGAGCTGGTTGCCGGTGAGGACGACGAATTTGAAGTCTTCATCGGTTTGCAGCCGAAGGCCGGGCAGGGTGAAGGTCTCGAAGTAGCGAAAACGCTCCTCCAGCCGTTCCGCGCCATACAAGAAGTCGATCCGGTCCTGAATGGTCGCATGCTCGCGCCGGAAGCCGCCGAAACAGGGATACGAAAAGCGACAAAGTCCTAGAATTTGCACGGTGTTACCTGTCCTTCGCTCTGGCGCACTGCCCGGGCGGCAGGGTAGGGGGAGGGCCGCGGCAGGGCAAGGGTGCAGGCCGGGGCCCCAGCCCTCAGGTGGTGTACCTGACAACGTCGCGACGCCAGTGCCAGGGCCCCTCTGGCCTGCTTGTGTGGCGCGAAGCCGGTCAAACCTTGCCGGCCTGCTCCGCAAGGCCCCGCAGGTGTTGACAGGCCACCCGACTCCCCCTATACGCCGCGCTCACGGGACACGTGCGGGCAAACCCCTGCGCGGCATTCCGTATCAAAATCGAAGTGGCCACGATCCAGGCGGCAGCGCCTCGATCCTCTGAGATTCCACCGCGTCGTTCCCGGCAGAGGGAACGGGAGCGGTATTTGCGTTTGGCATTCCGCCACTCGCGCAAGACCTGAACCGGCGCCGGGCGGTGCACAGCCCGCGCCAGAGATGAACGAACGAGCGAGACGGGGAACACCGGAATGCCCACGATCCAACAGCTGATCCGCAAGCCGCGGCAGCCGAAAGTCAAACGATCCAAGTCGATGCACCTTGAAGGGTGCCCGCAGAAGCGTGGTGTTTGCACCCGCGTCTACACCACCACGCCGAAGAAGCCGAACTCGGCCATGCGGAAGGTTGCCAAGGTGCGCCTGACCAACGGCTACGAGGTCATCAGCTACATTCCCGGTGAAAGCCACAACCTTCAGGAGCACTCCGTGGTTCTGATCCGTGGCGGCCGTGTGAAAGACCTTCCCGGCGTTCGTTACCACATCCTGCGCGGGGTGCTCGACACCCAGGGCGTCAAAGACCGCAAGC includes:
- the rpoC gene encoding DNA-directed RNA polymerase subunit beta'; the encoded protein is MNQELTNNPFNPLTPPKVFDEIKVSLASPERILSWSFGEIKKPETINYRTFKPERDGLFCARIFGPIKDYECLCGKYKRMKYRGVVCEKCGVEVTLQKVRRERMGHIELAAPVAHIWFLKSLPSRIGLMLDMTLRDLERILYFENYVVIEPGLTDLTYGQLMTEEEYMDAQDAYGMDAFSANIGAEAIREMLSQIDLEGEAEQLRADLKEATGELKPKKIIKRLKIVESFLESGNRPEWMVLTVIPVIPPELRPLVPLDGGRFATSDLNDLYRRVINRNNRLKRLIELRAPDIIIRNEKRMLQESVDALFDNGRRGRTITGANKRPLKSLSDMLKGKQGRFRQNLLGKRVDFSGRSVIVTGPELKLHQCGLPKKMALELFKPFIYSRLEAKGLSSTVKQAKKLVEKERPEVWDILDEVIREHPVLLNRAPTLHRLGIQAFEPMLIEGKAIQLHPLVCSAFNADFDGDQMAVHVPLSLEAQLEARVLMMSTNNVLSPANGAPIIVPSQDMILGLYYISMEREGMKGEGMVFGSVEEVEHALNAGEVHLHSKIKARVKQIDDEGQEVYQRFDTTPGRVRLGALLPLNAKAPFELVNRLLRKKEVQQVIDTVYRYCGQKESVIFCDQIMSMGFKEAFRAGISFGKDDMVIPDNKWTIVDDTREQVKDFEQQYMDGLITQGEKYNKVVDAWSKCNDRVTDAMMETISAAKKDENGAEAEPNSVYMMAHSGARGSVTQMKQLGGMRGLMAKPSGEIIETPIISNFKEGLTVLEYFNSTHGARKGLSDTALKTANSGYLTRRLVDVAQDCIIRQHDCGTERAITAAAAVNDGEVVSSLAERILGRVAAEDIVNPSTEEVIVARNELIDERKADMVEQANVATVRMRSPLTCEAEEGVCAMCYGRDLARGTMVNTGEAVGIIAAQSIGEPGTQLTMRTFHIGGVAQGGQQSFQEASQEGTIELRNANLLENEAGEQIVMGRNMQVAIIDENGTERASHKVTYGTKVFVTEGQKVARGDKLFEWDPYTLPIIAEKAGTAKFVDLTTGIAVRDETDDATGMTQKIVIDWRTAPKGNELKPEILIVGEDGEPVRNDAGNPVTYPMSVDAILSVEDQQEVKAGDVVARIPREGAKTKDITGGLPRVAELFEARRPKDHAIIAEADGYVKFGRDYKNKRRISIVPGDESQEPIEYMVPKGKHIPVQEGDFVQKGDYIMDGNPAPHDILSIMGVEALAEYMIDEVQDVYRLQGVKINDKHIEVIVRQMLQKWEILDSGDTTLLKGEHVDKAEFDAANEKALKKGGREAQGEPILLGITKASLQTRSFVSAASFQETTRVLTEASVQGKRDKLVGLKENIIVGRLIPAGTGGATQKVRRIATERDQKVIDARQAEAEAAAALAAPMDDDIVGGDEFDTLVDTPESR
- a CDS encoding DksA/TraR family C4-type zinc finger protein, which encodes MAGGWAKDGAVSEQIEASISDELQRMKAKRAPQGESLTHCAECEEEIPEKRRLAIPGIKLCIDCQQERDGRFEARAGINRRGSKDSQLK
- a CDS encoding DMT family transporter, with amino-acid sequence MADLAENLRGAVLMTASMAAFTINDTFIKSLAEDLPLMQTVFLRGLAATPLLALMAWWRGALRFRMARRDAGLLALRSLTEILAALFFLTALYNMPLANATAILQAAPLMVTLAGALFFGEAIGIWRMSAILVGFAGVLLIVQPGGDGFTSYSIWALAAVVAVVARDVLTRKMSGALPSLTVATVTAFSVGAAAGLVALFEPWVPVSGPSALALSGSVISILFAYLFSVTAVRVGDMGFVAPFRYTGLVWALVLGFLAFGDFPGPLTLLGSAVVIGAGLFTYLRERRLSIRRREISQAPPR
- a CDS encoding glycosyltransferase, coding for MQILGLCRFSYPCFGGFRREHATIQDRIDFLYGAERLEERFRYFETFTLPGLRLQTDEDFKFVVLTGNQLPKVFDERLKDMLATLPQARLVQYEPMNHREACLKAMQEHIDPQGGVCGQFRLDDDDGVSYRFVERFREAFDDGHEVMKREHKFAVDFNQGYTVCIDEEGIRACAQQRQYWTPALGVYIRPHIDKTVVHFRHDTIWRQMTTLTYTGEDMFVRGINSTNGTPFKKKDFEEMVPIEGEVARALSKNFGITEEALAKFHDAESKASARAGR
- the rpsL gene encoding 30S ribosomal protein S12, with the translated sequence MPTIQQLIRKPRQPKVKRSKSMHLEGCPQKRGVCTRVYTTTPKKPNSAMRKVAKVRLTNGYEVISYIPGESHNLQEHSVVLIRGGRVKDLPGVRYHILRGVLDTQGVKDRKQRRSKYGAKRPK